ACCGAACTGCTGTACAACGAAGGAGTGTTCCTGCCATGAATGGACTGATCGACGGCCTGCTGCTTCCCCTGCAGGGACTGCGCCTGGTGTTCCGCCCGGGCTTCCGGCGCTACGTGATGGTGCCCCTGCTGCTCAACATCGTGATCTTCTGGCTGCTCGCCTGGCTGGGCACGCATTACTTCGACGGCTTCATGAACCACTACCTGCCGGAAGACGCCTGGTGGAGCTTCCTGCGCCCGGTACTCTGGGTGGTGTTCGCCCTGGCCTACGCCATGCTCATGTTCTATGGCTTCACCATCCTCGCCAACCTGATCGCCTCGCCTTTCAACAGCGTGCTGGCGGCACGGCTCGAGGAACACCTCACCGGGCAACGCCCCGAAGGCGCACAGACCGGCGTGCTGGCTGCCATCGGCCCGGCGGTGCGTGCCGAACTGAACAAGCTGCTGTACATGGCCTCGCGCATGGTGCCGCTGCTGATCCTGCTCGCGGTCTCCGCACTGATCCCGGGGCTCAACCTGGTGGTCACCGCGCTGTGGCTGCTCGCCGGCTTCTGGTTCCTGACCCTGGAATACCTCGACTATCCCATGGCCAATCACGACCTGCCGCCACAGCGCCAGCGTGAACTGCTGCGCCAGCGCCGTTTCAAGAGCCTGGCCTTCGGCGCCGGGGTAACCGGGATGATGCTGGTGCTCGGCTTCGTCGCCATGCCGGCTTCGGTGGCCGGCGCCACCCTGTACTGGGTACGCGACCTGCGCGCCCGCGCCTGAAGCCGCTCAGACCTCGGTCTGTCTGCCCAGCCAGTCGATCGCGAACTGGCGCGCCACCCGCCCCGAGCGTGAACCACGCTGGGTGGCCCAGCGCAGGGCCTGGTCGCGCCAGATGCCCTCTTCCACCGGGCCATTGCCCAGGCGTGCGATCCAGTGCGCGCAGATCGCCAGGTATTGCACCTGGTCGAAGGGATGGAAAGACAGCCAGAGACCGAAGCGTTCGGACAGCGACACCTTCTCCTCGATCGCCTCGCCGGGATGGACCTCGCCATCCACATAGCGGGTCTGGCGGTTCTCTTCCATGAACTCGGGCATCAGGTGACGCCGGTTGGAGGTCGCGTACAGCAGCAGATTCTCCGGCGGCGCCGCGATGGAGCCCTCGAGCAGGGCCTTGAGCGTCTTGTAGGACGGGTCATCGGCCTCGAAGGAGAGAGGTCATCGCAATACAGCAGGAAGCGCTCGGAACGAGACCTCAGCAGCTCGGTGAGCGACGGCAGGTGCCGCAGCTCGGCCGGTTCGATCTCGATGAGGCGCAGCCCCTGGCCGGCCAGGGCATGGAACACGGCCTTCACCAGGCTGGACTTGCCGGTGCCGCGCGCCCCCAGAGCAGCACGTGATTGGCCGGGCGACCGGCCACGAAGTTGGCGGTGTTGCGCAGCACCTCGGCCTTCTGCCGGTCCATGCCGAGCAGGTCATCCAGTGCGACCCGGTGCGGCTCGCGCACACCGACCAGACCACCGTCCTGCCAGCGAAAGGCCTCGCAGGACCAGTCAGGCATACCGGACCCGTGCGGCAACAACGGCTCGATGCGGTCGATCAGGTGATGCAGGCGCGCGATCAGGCGCTTCTTGCGGCCCATGCGACTAACCGATGGTAAAGTCCGCCGACGGCTCGCCGGTCCAATCGACACAACGCACCTCGGTCACCTGTGACAGGGGCGAACCCTCCCACAACCAGTCGCACAGGGCGGCAACCGCCTGCGGCTCACCGCAGGCGATCACCTCCACCGTGCCGTCAGGCAGGTTGACCGCGCTGCCCGACAACTCCAGTTCCAGCGCCTTGCGCCGCGTGGTGTCGCGATACCAGACCCCCTGAACACGGCCGGATACGATGCAGCGTTTGCAGATCATGATCTCTCAGAGTGCGAAATTCACCACCACCTCGTTCCTCGCGTGCTCGGCAGCCTCGGTAAAGTCCGGCATCTTGTCGAACTCGAGGTAACGGTAGATCTCGGGCGCCATGCTGTCGATACGAGTGGCGTACTCCATGTATTCCTCCACCGTCGGCAAGCGGCCCAGCACCGCGGCGATAGCCGCCAGCTCGGCCGAGGACAGGTAGACATTGGCTCCCGGCCCCAGTCGGTTGGGGAAGTTGCGGGTCGAGGTCGAGACCACCGTGCTGTTGGGTACCACCCGCGCCTGGTTGCCCATGCACAGCGAACAACCAGGCATCTCGGTGCGGGCACCTGAGGCCCCATAGATGTTGTAGTACCCCTCTTCCATGAGCTGGTGCTCATCCATCTTGGTGGGCGGGGCGATCCACAGCCGCGTGGGAATGACGCCACCGACTGCCTGCAACAGCTTGCCGGCAGCCCGGAAGTGGCCGATGTTGGTCATGCACGAACCGATGAACACCTCGTCGATCTTGTCGCCGGCGACCTCCGAGAGCGGCCTGATGTCGTCCGGGTCGTTGGGACAGGCCAGCAGCGGCTCGGTGATCTTGTTCATGTCGATCTCGATCACCTCGACGTACTCGGCGTCGGCATCGGCGCGCAGCAGGCTGGGATTGGCCAGCCATTCTTCCATGGCACGCGCGCGACGCTCCAGGGTGCGTGCGTCCTGGTAGCCGTTGTCGATCATCCAGCGCAGCATGACGATGTTCGAGCGCAGGTAGTCGGCCACCGACTCTTCGGACAGATCGATGGTGCAGCCCGCGGCGGAACGCTCGGCGGTGGCATCCGACAGCTCGAAGGCCTGTTCCACGGTCAGGTTCGGCAGCCCCTGGATCTCGATGATGCGGCCGTTGTAGACGTTCTTCTTGCCCTTCTTCTCGACAGTGAGCAACCCGCGCTGGATGGCTTCATACGGAATGGCATTGACCAGGTCACGCAGGGTGATGCCCGGCTGCATCTTGCCCTTGAAACGCACCAGTACCGACTCGGGCATGTCCAGCGGCATCACGCCCAGCGCGGCGGCAAAAGCCACCAGGCCAGAGCCGGCCGGGAAGGAGATGCCGAGCGGGAAACGGGTGTGCGAATCGCCGCCGGTGCCCACGGTATCGGGCAGCAGCATGCGGTTGAGCCAGGAATGGATGATACCGTCACCGGGACGCAGCGATACCCCGCCACGGGTCTCCATGAAGTCCGGCAGGGTGTGCTGAGTCTCGATGTCCACCGGCTTGGGATAGGCCGCGGTGTGACAGAAGCTCTGCATCACCAGGTCGGCGGAGAAGCCCAGACAGGCCAGCTCCTTGAGCTCGTCGCGGGTCATCGGGCCGGTGGTGTCCTGCGACCCCACGGTGGTCATCCTGGGCTCACAGTAGGTACCCGGGCGCACGCCCTCGACGCCGCAGGCGCGGCCGACGATCTTCTGCGCCAGGGTGAAACCCTTGCCCGAATCTTCCGGGTCACGCGGGCGACGGAACACGTCCGAGGGCCCCAGCCCCAGGGACTCGCGCGCCTTGTCGGTGAGGCTACGGCCGATGATCAGCGGAATGCGGCCGCCGGCGCGCACCTCGTCGAGCAGCACCTCGGTCTTGAGCGAGAACTCGGCAACCAGGCTGCCGTCCTCTCGCTCGATGCGCCCGTCATGAGGGCGCACCACGATCACGTCGCCGGTTTCCAGGTTGTCCACCGAGACCTCGATGGGCAGGGCCCCGGCATCTTCGAGAGTGTTGAAGAAGATGGGGGCAATCTTGCTGCCCAGCACTACCCCGCCCTGCCGCTTGTTGGGGACGAAGGGAATGTCGTGTCCCATGTGCCAGAGCACCGAGTTGGTGGCCGACTTGCGCGAGGAGCCGGTACCCACCACGTCACCCACGTAGGCCAGCGGATGGCCCTTTTCCTTGAGCGCCTCGATCTGGCGGATCGGCCCGATCTCGCCCGGCTTGTCCGGGGTGATTCCCGGACGCTCGTTCTTGAGCATGGCCAGTGCGTGCAGCGGGATATCGGGACGCGACCAGGCATCCTGCGCCGGCGAGAGATCGTCCGTGTTGGTCTCGCCCGGGACCTTGAACACCGTGACGGTGATCGCCTCGGGCACCTCGGGCTTGCGGGTGAACCACTCGGCATCCGCCCAGGACTGCATGACCTCCCTGGCATTGGCGTTGCCGGCCTTCGCCTTCTCGTCCACATCGTGGAAGGTGTCGAACACCAGCAGGGTGAACTTGAGCTGTTCGGCGGCCAGTTCGCCCAGTTCGGCATC
The sequence above is a segment of the endosymbiont of unidentified scaly snail isolate Monju genome. Coding sequences within it:
- a CDS encoding acylphosphatase, coding for MICKRCIVSGRVQGVWYRDTTRRKALELELSGSAVNLPDGTVEVIACGEPQAVAALCDWLWEGSPLSQVTEVRCVDWTGEPSADFTIG
- the cysZ gene encoding sulfate transporter CysZ, yielding MNGLIDGLLLPLQGLRLVFRPGFRRYVMVPLLLNIVIFWLLAWLGTHYFDGFMNHYLPEDAWWSFLRPVLWVVFALAYAMLMFYGFTILANLIASPFNSVLAARLEEHLTGQRPEGAQTGVLAAIGPAVRAELNKLLYMASRMVPLLILLAVSALIPGLNLVVTALWLLAGFWFLTLEYLDYPMANHDLPPQRQRELLRQRRFKSLAFGAGVTGMMLVLGFVAMPASVAGATLYWVRDLRARA
- the acnB gene encoding bifunctional aconitate hydratase 2/2-methylisocitrate dehydratase, yielding MAFLEDYRAHVEERAALGIPPLPLNAQQVNDLVELLKNPPAGEEDFLLELITDRVPPGVDEAAYVKAGFLAAITRGQAESPLIDKRRAVELLGTMFGGYNIQPLIDLLDDAELGELAAEQLKFTLLVFDTFHDVDEKAKAGNANAREVMQSWADAEWFTRKPEVPEAITVTVFKVPGETNTDDLSPAQDAWSRPDIPLHALAMLKNERPGITPDKPGEIGPIRQIEALKEKGHPLAYVGDVVGTGSSRKSATNSVLWHMGHDIPFVPNKRQGGVVLGSKIAPIFFNTLEDAGALPIEVSVDNLETGDVIVVRPHDGRIEREDGSLVAEFSLKTEVLLDEVRAGGRIPLIIGRSLTDKARESLGLGPSDVFRRPRDPEDSGKGFTLAQKIVGRACGVEGVRPGTYCEPRMTTVGSQDTTGPMTRDELKELACLGFSADLVMQSFCHTAAYPKPVDIETQHTLPDFMETRGGVSLRPGDGIIHSWLNRMLLPDTVGTGGDSHTRFPLGISFPAGSGLVAFAAALGVMPLDMPESVLVRFKGKMQPGITLRDLVNAIPYEAIQRGLLTVEKKGKKNVYNGRIIEIQGLPNLTVEQAFELSDATAERSAAGCTIDLSEESVADYLRSNIVMLRWMIDNGYQDARTLERRARAMEEWLANPSLLRADADAEYVEVIEIDMNKITEPLLACPNDPDDIRPLSEVAGDKIDEVFIGSCMTNIGHFRAAGKLLQAVGGVIPTRLWIAPPTKMDEHQLMEEGYYNIYGASGARTEMPGCSLCMGNQARVVPNSTVVSTSTRNFPNRLGPGANVYLSSAELAAIAAVLGRLPTVEEYMEYATRIDSMAPEIYRYLEFDKMPDFTEAAEHARNEVVVNFAL